One genomic window of Cetobacterium ceti includes the following:
- a CDS encoding XdhC family protein, with product MERDILERLSLEVKNGKAGVLITLTETQGSVPRRAGAIMAIVGEEVLGTIGGGKLEYEVIKLGKKALEDGKSQEFSYVLTPEESLGMSCGGSAKGFIKVFKPQYKLIIAGGGHIGRALNYHCKNLNFKVTVVDDREELRGTMDNIVIGNYSDVLKNLEVDGETYCVVVTKGHPTDNEAMLALIGRGARYIGMIGSRKKSAGTMATLRENGIPQEEIEKLYTPVGLNISDGTPEEIALEILSEILLLKNRGTLNHRRDVKKC from the coding sequence ATGGAAAGGGATATATTAGAGAGATTAAGTTTAGAGGTTAAAAATGGAAAGGCAGGGGTGTTAATAACTTTAACTGAAACACAAGGTTCTGTACCTAGAAGGGCAGGGGCTATAATGGCCATTGTAGGAGAGGAAGTATTAGGAACCATAGGTGGAGGAAAATTAGAGTATGAGGTTATAAAACTTGGGAAAAAAGCTTTGGAAGATGGGAAAAGCCAGGAGTTTTCCTATGTACTAACTCCAGAGGAATCTCTAGGAATGAGTTGTGGAGGAAGTGCTAAGGGGTTCATAAAGGTGTTTAAGCCTCAATATAAGCTTATTATAGCTGGTGGAGGTCATATTGGTAGGGCTTTAAACTACCACTGCAAAAATTTGAATTTTAAAGTTACTGTGGTAGATGATAGGGAAGAACTAAGGGGAACTATGGACAATATTGTTATAGGAAACTATAGTGATGTTTTAAAAAACCTAGAGGTAGATGGAGAAACCTATTGTGTAGTGGTAACAAAGGGGCATCCCACAGACAATGAGGCCATGTTGGCCTTAATTGGAAGGGGAGCTAGATATATAGGAATGATAGGAAGTAGGAAAAAAAGTGCAGGAACCATGGCAACTTTAAGGGAAAATGGGATTCCTCAAGAGGAAATAGAAAAATTATATACCCCTGTGGGATTAAATATTTCAGATGGAACTCCCGAGGAGATAGCCCTAGAAATTTTAAGTGAAATATTACTTTTGAAAAATAGAGGAACTTTAAACCATAGGAGGGATGTAAAAAAATGTTAA
- a CDS encoding YecA family protein yields the protein MELREVLKKLTKKDLLDNLGIYGVKMPQSALKDRMIDGLMEFLEAKENKEVVEATERKARIILGAINFYGIIEGKDLNGFLEAVDENMECEEMKDFINKYYLLKNEVKYNEEEDLYISTLVEDEKALLSEMAKAKELKYNLLPTSEYIKYSEKDYLGKIPGFDKLEKIVGKERVVKLILASKNDKNPTDIIQDFVKGLTMATKEDAEALIDEGMKMINNVPLWVLKGYTAKEIVSSLKEKKVGRNEPCPCGSGKKYKKCCGK from the coding sequence TTGGAATTAAGAGAAGTTTTAAAGAAGTTAACTAAAAAAGATCTACTAGATAACCTAGGAATTTACGGGGTGAAAATGCCTCAATCAGCTTTAAAGGACAGAATGATCGATGGATTAATGGAGTTCTTAGAAGCTAAGGAAAATAAAGAGGTAGTTGAAGCCACAGAAAGAAAAGCTAGAATAATACTAGGTGCAATTAACTTCTATGGAATTATTGAAGGTAAGGATTTAAATGGATTCCTTGAGGCTGTAGATGAAAATATGGAATGTGAAGAGATGAAGGATTTCATAAATAAATACTACCTACTAAAAAATGAAGTAAAATATAATGAGGAAGAGGATTTATATATTTCAACTTTAGTTGAAGATGAAAAGGCTCTTTTAAGTGAAATGGCTAAGGCAAAGGAGTTAAAATATAATCTTTTACCTACTTCAGAATATATTAAATATAGTGAAAAAGATTATCTTGGGAAAATCCCTGGATTTGATAAATTAGAAAAAATTGTTGGAAAAGAAAGAGTTGTAAAATTAATACTAGCTTCTAAAAATGATAAGAATCCAACTGACATTATCCAAGACTTTGTTAAGGGGTTAACAATGGCAACTAAGGAAGATGCAGAGGCTCTTATAGATGAGGGAATGAAAATGATAAACAATGTACCTCTTTGGGTTTTAAAGGGATACACTGCAAAGGAAATAGTAAGTTCTCTTAAGGAGAAAAAGGTTGGAAGAAATGAGCCTTGTCCTTGTGGAAGTGGAAAAAAATATAAAAAGTGTTGTGGGAAATAG
- a CDS encoding DUF1576 domain-containing protein has protein sequence MDNFKGERSKKIRALTTLLIGILVALFILFVINRREKVITGFITILTSQTVLITDFLVLGGIGATFLNAFLVFLFNYSLIKLLKVEITGIVLASFFTVFGFSFFGKNILNILPIYVGGILYSKYEGINFKDVIVTISFTSALAPFISEVAFSVDKFNDLSYVNAIVLGGIIGFIVTPLAKKMAGFHEGFNLYNLGFTGGILGAVLASIMKLYKFNIKPQRIISTEYDFALKMICIGTFLLLIAIGFYINDKSFKGYKSLLKDTGLKSDFVVKYGYGLTFINMGIMGFVAMAYPILIGETLNGPLLAGILTIVGFSAYGKHIFNTVPILIGVYLAHFGSTSDTFVIALSGLFGTSLAPIAGVYGVFWGIVAGWLHFAVVQSIGIIHGGLNLYNNGFSAGIVAGFLLPIINTVRERHQKGRLKYLERHKEMYHMMKRLENSDEENN, from the coding sequence TTGGACAATTTTAAAGGAGAAAGGTCAAAGAAAATAAGAGCTCTAACCACTTTACTTATAGGTATATTGGTAGCTCTATTTATTTTGTTTGTTATAAATCGGCGAGAAAAGGTAATCACAGGGTTTATTACTATTTTAACATCACAAACTGTTTTAATAACAGATTTCCTTGTGTTAGGTGGAATTGGTGCAACCTTCCTAAATGCCTTTTTGGTATTTTTATTTAACTACTCACTTATTAAACTTCTAAAAGTTGAAATAACAGGAATAGTTTTAGCCTCATTTTTCACTGTATTTGGATTTTCCTTTTTCGGGAAAAATATTCTAAATATTTTACCCATATATGTAGGGGGAATTCTTTATAGTAAATATGAGGGGATTAATTTTAAGGACGTTATTGTTACCATATCCTTTACTAGTGCCCTAGCCCCATTTATAAGTGAGGTGGCCTTCAGTGTGGATAAGTTCAATGATTTATCCTATGTAAATGCCATAGTTTTAGGAGGTATTATCGGATTTATTGTAACTCCCCTAGCTAAGAAAATGGCTGGATTTCACGAAGGATTTAACCTATATAACTTAGGATTTACAGGGGGAATTTTAGGAGCAGTTTTAGCTTCAATTATGAAACTTTATAAATTCAATATAAAACCTCAAAGAATCATCTCTACTGAGTATGATTTTGCTCTGAAGATGATATGTATAGGTACATTTTTACTTTTAATAGCCATAGGATTTTACATAAATGATAAGTCCTTTAAGGGATACAAATCTCTTTTAAAGGACACAGGTTTAAAATCAGATTTTGTAGTTAAATATGGTTATGGATTGACCTTTATCAATATGGGAATTATGGGCTTTGTTGCCATGGCTTACCCTATTTTAATAGGTGAAACTTTAAATGGGCCACTTTTAGCTGGTATCCTTACCATAGTTGGATTCTCTGCCTATGGAAAACATATATTTAATACTGTTCCTATTTTAATAGGAGTATACCTAGCACACTTTGGTTCTACTAGTGATACCTTTGTAATTGCCCTTTCAGGGTTATTTGGAACATCTCTTGCCCCTATAGCTGGAGTTTATGGAGTGTTCTGGGGTATTGTGGCTGGTTGGTTACACTTTGCTGTGGTACAAAGTATAGGAATCATCCACGGTGGATTAAATCTATATAATAATGGATTTTCTGCTGGTATTGTGGCTGGATTTTTACTCCCTATTATTAACACAGTTAGAGAGCGTCATCAAAAAGGTAGGCTTAAATACCTTGAAAGACATAAGGAAATGTATCATATGATGAAAAGACTAGAAAATAGTGATGAGGAAAATAATTAA
- the moaC gene encoding cyclic pyranopterin monophosphate synthase MoaC: MLTHFDRDGKAIMVDVTEKKSTERIALATGTITMNKETFQVVKNGNAKKGDVLGVARVAGIMGSKKTGELIPMCHPLFLTGCKIDFHLDEENNSIDVKCEVKTYGQTGVEMEALTGVNIALLTIYDMCKAMDKRMTISNIHLESKIGGKSGEFKY; this comes from the coding sequence ATGTTAACTCATTTTGATAGAGATGGAAAAGCTATAATGGTAGATGTTACTGAGAAAAAATCCACAGAGAGAATAGCCCTTGCCACAGGGACTATAACCATGAACAAGGAAACATTTCAAGTGGTGAAAAATGGTAATGCTAAAAAGGGAGATGTTTTAGGAGTAGCTAGAGTTGCAGGAATTATGGGAAGTAAAAAAACAGGGGAACTTATACCCATGTGTCACCCACTTTTTTTAACAGGGTGTAAAATAGATTTTCACTTAGATGAGGAAAATAACTCTATAGATGTAAAGTGTGAAGTTAAAACCTATGGACAAACAGGGGTAGAAATGGAAGCTTTAACTGGGGTAAATATAGCTCTTTTGACCATATATGACATGTGTAAAGCCATGGATAAAAGAATGACAATTTCTAATATACACTTAGAAAGTAAAATAGGTGGAAAATCAGGAGAGTTTAAATATTAA
- the yqeB gene encoding selenium-dependent molybdenum cofactor biosynthesis protein YqeB, translating to MLVVVRGAGDIATGTIHRLHRCGFKVMGLEVENPSAIRREVSFSEAIYEGVTLIEGVIGRRAKTLEEINKAFERGEVPIVVDRDGVWIERLKPHVVVDGILAKRNLGTSKDMAPITIGLGPGFVAGRDVDIVIETMRGHDLGKLIFSGKAMENTGTPGLIGGVSKERVIYSENSGIFRDGLKIGSQVMKGDILGYIDDTPLLAPIDGVLRGIIRDGFLVKKRFKIGDIDPRREEEKNSFTISDKARALGGSVLEGILYLHCLRGKENGKGYIREIKFRG from the coding sequence ATGTTAGTTGTAGTTAGGGGGGCTGGAGATATAGCCACAGGAACCATACATAGACTCCATAGATGTGGATTTAAAGTTATGGGTTTAGAGGTGGAAAATCCTTCAGCAATTAGAAGGGAAGTATCTTTTTCTGAAGCTATTTACGAAGGTGTAACTTTAATAGAAGGGGTTATAGGAAGAAGAGCCAAAACCTTAGAAGAGATAAATAAAGCCTTTGAAAGAGGAGAGGTGCCAATAGTTGTAGATAGGGATGGGGTGTGGATTGAAAGATTAAAACCCCATGTAGTAGTAGATGGAATTTTGGCCAAAAGAAATTTAGGTACAAGTAAGGATATGGCTCCTATAACCATAGGATTAGGTCCTGGGTTTGTTGCAGGAAGAGATGTGGATATAGTAATAGAAACCATGAGAGGTCATGATTTGGGAAAACTTATTTTTTCTGGAAAGGCCATGGAAAACACAGGAACTCCTGGACTAATAGGAGGAGTTAGTAAGGAAAGGGTAATTTACTCTGAAAATAGTGGAATATTTAGGGATGGGCTTAAAATTGGAAGCCAAGTTATGAAGGGCGATATTTTAGGATATATTGATGATACTCCTCTTTTAGCACCAATAGATGGAGTTTTAAGAGGGATAATAAGAGATGGATTTTTAGTGAAAAAGAGATTTAAAATAGGAGATATAGACCCAAGAAGGGAGGAGGAGAAAAACTCCTTTACTATTTCAGATAAGGCTAGAGCCTTAGGAGGGTCAGTCTTAGAGGGAATTTTATACTTACATTGTCTAAGGGGGAAGGAAAATGGAAAGGGATATATTAGAGAGATTAAGTTTAGAGGTTAA
- a CDS encoding phosphotransferase, with protein MVKRTLAIMAAGMGSRYGGLKQIDPIGPKGEIIMEYSIHDGINAGFNRVVFIIKEENYNLFKETIGDKISKIVEVAYVFQDSKNLPEGRVKPWGTAHAILSCKEVINEPFAVINADDFYGARSFRLIYDFLNTNGDPNTHCMSGFTLDRTLTENGAVARGICEIDENENLLSIVERTEIKKDNHMVVYRDGENWNEIDGKSIASMNIWGFKPSIFKKLEEEFPKFLQRNKGNILKAEFYIPSVVDTLIKNNEGKIKVLKTPEQWYGVTYREDRDFVKNAISRMKAYRLKELVKHFQLEGKFLKGIGHNSGHINDTFVIEVLNLEGRIKRYIFQRINTKIFNNPEKLMENIEKITTHIGKKVEALGGDPLRETLTIVKTLDGKNFYVDEDNEVWRMYHYIEGAKTYMKVEKPEHMYKTGKALGKFQKQLSDFPVEDLYDTLPNFHNTAMRFENFKRALENNRAGRVDLVRDEIQFILSREKDTRVLIDLLEKGKLPLRVTHNDTKFNNIMIDEATDEGIAVIDLDTVMGGLSLYDFGDSMRSGATTALEDEEDLSKVNFSMELFEEYTRGFLETAGDTLNKEELDHLAFSAKVITLEQAIRFLGDYLDGDIYYKISKENHNLIRARNQIKLVKDMEANMESMKDIVNKYR; from the coding sequence ATGGTTAAAAGAACTTTAGCTATAATGGCAGCAGGAATGGGTAGTCGTTATGGGGGGCTAAAACAGATTGATCCAATAGGACCAAAGGGAGAGATTATAATGGAGTATTCCATCCATGATGGGATAAATGCAGGTTTTAATAGGGTTGTATTTATTATTAAGGAGGAAAATTATAATCTCTTCAAGGAAACCATAGGGGATAAAATTTCTAAAATAGTTGAAGTGGCCTATGTATTTCAAGATAGTAAAAATCTTCCAGAAGGGAGAGTTAAACCTTGGGGTACGGCCCATGCTATTTTATCCTGTAAAGAAGTTATAAATGAGCCCTTTGCGGTTATAAATGCTGATGATTTTTACGGGGCAAGAAGCTTCAGGTTAATTTATGATTTTTTAAATACCAATGGAGATCCTAATACCCATTGTATGTCAGGGTTTACACTAGATAGAACCCTAACTGAAAATGGGGCTGTGGCCAGAGGTATATGTGAAATAGATGAAAATGAAAATCTATTATCTATAGTTGAGCGGACAGAGATAAAAAAAGATAACCATATGGTTGTATACAGGGATGGAGAAAATTGGAATGAAATAGATGGAAAATCCATAGCTTCTATGAATATATGGGGCTTTAAACCTAGTATATTTAAAAAATTAGAAGAGGAATTCCCAAAGTTTCTTCAAAGAAATAAAGGCAATATATTAAAGGCTGAATTTTATATACCCTCTGTGGTAGATACTCTTATTAAAAACAATGAGGGAAAGATAAAGGTATTAAAAACTCCAGAGCAGTGGTATGGGGTTACCTACAGAGAGGATAGGGATTTTGTAAAAAATGCCATCAGTAGAATGAAGGCCTATAGATTAAAGGAATTGGTAAAACATTTCCAACTAGAAGGGAAGTTTTTAAAGGGGATTGGTCACAATTCGGGACATATTAACGACACCTTCGTAATTGAAGTTTTGAATTTAGAGGGAAGAATAAAAAGATATATTTTTCAAAGAATAAACACTAAAATTTTTAATAATCCAGAGAAACTTATGGAGAACATAGAGAAAATAACAACTCATATAGGAAAAAAGGTAGAAGCCTTAGGTGGAGACCCATTAAGAGAAACTTTAACCATAGTAAAAACCCTAGATGGGAAAAATTTCTATGTGGATGAGGACAATGAAGTGTGGAGAATGTATCACTATATAGAGGGAGCTAAAACCTATATGAAGGTGGAAAAACCTGAGCATATGTATAAAACAGGAAAAGCTTTAGGAAAGTTCCAAAAACAACTTTCAGATTTTCCTGTGGAAGACCTATATGATACACTGCCTAATTTTCATAATACTGCCATGAGATTTGAAAACTTTAAAAGAGCTCTAGAAAATAATAGAGCAGGAAGAGTTGACCTTGTAAGGGATGAAATACAGTTTATTCTTTCAAGGGAAAAGGATACTAGGGTTTTAATAGACCTTTTAGAAAAGGGAAAACTACCTCTTCGGGTGACTCACAATGATACTAAGTTTAATAATATTATGATAGATGAGGCAACAGATGAGGGAATTGCAGTTATTGATTTAGATACTGTAATGGGAGGTTTATCCCTTTATGATTTTGGTGATTCCATGCGTTCAGGGGCAACAACAGCCCTAGAAGATGAGGAGGACCTAAGTAAGGTGAACTTCAGTATGGAGCTTTTTGAGGAATATACAAGGGGATTTTTAGAGACAGCAGGGGATACCCTAAATAAAGAGGAACTAGATCATTTGGCCTTTTCAGCAAAGGTGATAACCTTAGAACAAGCAATACGTTTCCTAGGAGATTATTTAGATGGGGATATCTACTATAAAATATCTAAGGAGAATCACAATCTCATTAGAGCAAGGAATCAGATTAAGCTTGTGAAGGATATGGAAGCCAATATGGAAAGCATGAAGGATATAGTCAATAAATATAGATAA